Part of the Paenibacillus guangzhouensis genome is shown below.
CATAGCTGTCGTCCAGCACGTTCTGCGCACCGTATTTCGAAGCGTTGCCTCGCGTCTCACTTGCCGTAGCCGAGCCCTTCGCTGCAAGATCGTTCGCATACATCGCCATGACTTGCGTCTTCCATGCTTGCAGATTCGCGACATCGGAGGCTGGAATCTGCCCGGTCGTATCCGGCGATACATTGAGCAGCAGCGTCGCGCCTCGGCCGACGGTCGTCTGATAGATGTCGACCAGCTGATTCAAGCTCTTCGACGAAGAACCTGGACTCCAGAACCATCCCGAGCGCTGCTTCACATCGGACTCTGCCGGTTGATAGATCGTCCCGTTCGCGTGGCCCTTCAAATAATCCCGATTATCGTAAGCTGGCGGGACATATGCCCATGGCGGATTCTGCGGCAAATTCGGTACGACTTTGGCCCAATGCGTATCGTCGACGAACCCGGTCTCATTCCCGTTCCAACGAACGTCGCCGAGCGGAGGACCCCAGATCAATGCTTTTGGCTGGAGCTCGTAAATCAATTTCGCCCATGCATCAAAGTCATAATCCTGCTGTACGTTATCGCCTTTGGCGCCATCCATCCAGATTTCCGAGATTTCGCCGTAATTAGTGAGCAGCTCGCGAAGCTGGTTCATGTAGTAATCATTGTAAGCCTGCCCCTTGCCATAACTTGGCGCATTCATATCCCATGGTGAGAGATATATCCCGAATTTAATGCCCGTTTCACGCGCTGCATCGGATACCTCCTTCACGATGTCGCCTTTGCCGCCTTTCCATGGGCTGTTCTTGACGCTATGCTCCGTGTATTGGCTCGGATAGAGCACGAATCCATCATGATGCTTCACGGTCAGAATGACCATCTTGAGCCCCGCATTTTTCAGCGCAGCCATCCACTGCTTCGCATCGAAATTCGTCGGATTGAATTGAGAAGGGCTCTCCTTACCCGTGCCCCACTCCTTGCCTGTAAACGTATTCATACCAAAATGGACGAAGGCGATGGTCTCCATCTTCTGATATGCCAATTGCTTCGCCGTTGGAATCGGCAGATGCGGAAATGGAGGTGCGACATAACCAGGCTCAGGCGGCGTCTCATCATTTTTCGTGCCGTACACCTCAAATTCATGCAGGGCATAACCATTCTTATTGCTCCTTCCCGTCGCATAAATCCGAATGAACTTGCCATCTGCGCCAGTAAATTGCACGTCTTCCGCACCGCCTGCACCCACCTGCGTCGCGTAGACCGTCTTCCAGGTGATCATGTCGTCCGAGACTTGCAGCTGATAGGCTTTGGCATACGTACCGCCCCAATACATTTTGACGCGGTTCATCTGATAGCTGCCTTTCAGATCCGCAATAAGCCACTGCGGATCCGCAGGGTCGCTCTGCCATTTCGACGCAATCGTCTGATCGAGCGCTTTCTCTCCGCTATTGCCGGAAGCTGCGGAGGAGACGTACGCGGTATGCTGATACGCTAGATTTGTATTCGGGGCTGGCGCTGTATACGGTGGAAGCTCCGGGTCCGGATTCGGATCCGTACCTTCTCCTTCGCGCAGCTCGAAATCGTCTACATAGAAGACGCCGGCTGTTGTGTCTTTCCACACATAAATCTCTGCCGTTGTATTCGAGCTGCCTGTCTTAAAGGTTACGCTGAGCTGCTGATAGCCCATCGTCGTTGTCGTCACTTCTTTCTTGGCGCTCGGACCGTCGAATTTAATTGCTGCGAGATACAATTTATCTTTGTCTGTAGCTTGAACCGGGTTGGCCCACGCTTTTAACGTATACGTTGTATTCGGTTTAAGATTCGTCAGGTCTTGATTGATGCTTGCGCCCGGCGCACCCATTCTGCCTGCATAATTGCCTGTATGCGCATTCGAATTCACGATCATCCGATCGCCTGCGCCTCTCCAGCCTGTGAAATCCCCCTGCTCAAAGCCTGGATTCACAATCAAATTCTGCTGATCGGGATCCGGATTTGGATTATAATGGTTCACGATCATATAATCGATATAGACGGTGCCTTGATCGCCAGCATCGAATCGATATTCGATCGTATTGTCGCCGGCATCCAGCACGAACATTTCCTTCTTATCAGCCCATGCACCAGAGGCAGATCCAGGGAACGTCGCCGTCCCGCGCTTCACGCCATTGATGTAGACACCCAAAGTACTATCCGAAGTCGAGCGATTTGCATAGCGCAGCGTAACTTCGTAATTCAGCGTCGCCGACACGCTTGCCGTGAACTTCACCGCTGCGCCTGCTGACGCTAGTCCTTCAACATAACCTGTGCCCGAGTAGCCTGACTGACTTGAGCCTTTCTTAGCGCCGCCAGAGAGAACTGCATCTTCAGCTTCTGCCTTCTGACCGATTCCTGCAGCTGCCGTCGCACTCGCAGGAGCAGCCATCACCGCCGGTATCCCTGAGATGAAGATGAGCACGGATAGACTTAGCGCGAACACTCTAGACATCATCCTTCTCACAATCCTTACCTCCTTATAGAACCTATGCATTCATCCATCATGAGTATCGGTCATTATGTAGACACGCGCATCGCATCCCCCCCTATTCGCCTGAGCTTTCTATAAATGCAAAAAGGCATGCGCCTAAAGAGATAACTCTCCTAAGCTCATGCCCAGCATTTCGCTAGTTACACGCTAATTCGTTATACGAAGAACAACTATGTTCGTCCTAACCATAAGGTAGAAGATTCGCACGTGATTAGCAATAGAATCGACAAAGGCTCCCATAAAAATCGAATAGGTTACACAGAACGCCATTTCCTGCACAAGGAAGCACGAAGCATCCCAATTTCGAAAGGAATGACAGATGATGAACAAAGAACAGACCGAAGCCGCGATTACGGAACATTTCCGCAAAAAAATTCGCAAGGACAATAAGATTTACCATGCGTCCCTCCTTGTCCACTCCGATCGGCTCGGCATTCATTTGAATTTGGCTGAAGGACGATCCGCAGCGTTCGAGATCCATGCGGATCAACCCTTCTATATTGCGAGCATCAGCAAACTATTCACCTCCGTGCTCATCGGTATGCTCGTCGAAAAAGGACTCCTCGCCTACGATGAACCTATCTCACGATATTTGGACAAGGATCTGCTGCATCAACTCCATCTGGTTCGAGGCAAGGATTACACACATGAAATTCTGATCAGACATTTGTTAAATCATACATCTGGGCTCCATTGCTTCTTCGAAGATCGGCCAAAACGCGTGAAATCGATGATTGACATGATTGTCGATGAACCCGAGCGAACATGGACGCCGCTGGAAACATTACAGTGGGGTAAATCGCATCTCCATGGGCATTTCCGACCCGGCCAAGGGTTTCACTATTCCGATACAGGTTATCATCTCTTAGGATTGATCATCGAGAACGTGATGAAATTGCCTTTTCACGATGTTATACATATCTATATTTTTACGCCGCTTCGCATGCTCCACTCTTATGTTGCACCCGGCCAGCCGAGTAGCCAGAATGAACACCCGATAGCCCGTTTATTTATTCGAGATATCGATGTAACGGATTATGACAGTCTGAGTTTCATGTTTGCCGGAGGCGGGATCGTGTCTACGACGGAGGATTTGCTGCGATTCATGCGTGCCCTGGTCCATCATGAGCTGATTCGATCTGAGACCATCGACACGATGCTTGGGGACTGGGCGAGGTTCTTTCCGGGGATTGATTACGGATATGGGGTTATGCGTTTCCGCGCCATCCCCCTTCTTATGCCAGCACGTTATCAGGCGTGGGGAAATGCCGGCTCCACCGGTTCTTTCATGTTCTATCACCCTGCCACTGATGCATACTTCATCGGGAGTCTGAATCAATTCCGCTATCATCAAAAAGGAATCCGGTTGATGATGCAGACGATCGATAAGCTGCTGAAATGTGATGCTTAAGTGCGGTTGTTTTCAATTTCCAAAAAAAAGAGCTCCGCGAATTCGCGGGGCTCTTGATGTCTCTCTAGGACGTCCATGTTACAAAGGCGTCTGGGTTGGAACGAATGTAAGCGCTGATAAGCTGCAAGCTATCTGCAAAACAAACCTGAAACTGCTCAAATAAAGGAGGTAATGACGATTGTACATCTACAGCAGTTCGATCTGCTGTGGTTCGTAAGCCAAGGGTCTCAGCTGTCTCTTCCAGCAGCGCAATCATTGACGTGTCGCCAAAAAACCGCAAACCGCCCATGATACCTTGCCAGTAACCTGGCTGCTCGTGTAAGTAAGATACCCACGAAGCATATCCATCCGCTGAGCCTTGCGCAGGAAATAATAGTCGGAACATGCATAGCGCCTGCTGTCCAGGGTGGAGTTCAGCAATTTTCTCTGCCTTCACGGACAACTCTCGTCCACGAATTTGTAAAATCGTCGGTTCAATGCAAGCGGAGATCAGCTCCATATCCCCTAAACGGTCGAACATCATTTTTTCCATTTCAATCACCAATTGTATCACCCTCCTTTTTCCATTTTATTTTTGATTGATTTATAAGTCAATATAAAAACAAAAAAATTTATTGCCCTCAACGCAGCAATAAATTCATCCCTATCGCTTAACCCTTCAATAACGCAACGGACGATTCCACGATCTGATCTAGAACTTTCTTCAGCTGCTCCTTACGTTCCTCTTCAGAAAGATCCTCCGCTGTAAGTTCTTGCTGCACCTGATCCAGATAGTTCATTCCTTGGGATACGGAGCCCCAGAATTGCATGGCCATCAAATTCGCGTCACCTGCTGGTACCATCCCCTGCTCCATTCCCATCACAAGCATGCGTGTCATCGGGCGCATGAAATTTTTCACCCAATCAAAAGGTGATATTTCATCCGGCGTATACAGATGATGCAGATCCAGACTAATCCGACCGAAAAATCGAGAGACGGCTGGCCGATCTAGCACCTGCTCACAGACGATTCGGGCATAATGCTGGAATAACTCTAGAACAGGGCCTTCCTGTTCGAAGTACGTCTGCGTAAATCGTCTCGACTCTTCCATTAACATTTCATAGAGCTCGCGAAACAGCGTTTTTTTATTTTTGAAATAGTAGAAGACCAATCCATGCGCGAGACCCGCCCGATCCGCAATCGCTCCTACTTCAGAGGCGGCATAACCCTTCTCCACATAGACATGCATCGCCGCCTGAAGAATCTCTTGCTTGCGCTGTTTGCGAATCTCTTCATTCTGTTCTTTTGTACGAGGGGACATCATAATCACCTATAATCATTGTCATGGTTATTAATCGGACTATTATAAGGAGAATCGCGCTGGCTTGTCAATCATTTGACGAAGCGCCAGTATTGGCGTTTCTCGACATCACGGACGATAATGCCCATTTTGCCCAGCTCTTGGCGCAGGTCTCGAACATCGATTTTCTCTTCTTCCTTCAGTGCCATTTCCCGAGCCTTCAAGATGGCATTCGCCGCAGCATCCAGATCTGGCGTATCCGGCACCCATCGCCGGTATTCCGCCTCATACGGATCTCCCCCCGGCGTGTAGGGATAACCGTGCTCGGTAAACGCTCTGCCGATTTGCTCTTCTTTGGAATCGCTCTTCTCTCGCGCCAGTTCGTGCCCCGAAGATCCAAGGATGACAAGATGCCCCCGGTCTACGAATACCCTACCAACATCGCCGCGGGCAATCGTACACTCACGCTCATCAATACGCAATGTCACTTCCTGGTCGCTGCACGCAATAACAAGACTCTCCTGAATCGCAAGATAGGCGATAACGAGTCCAGCGATGAAACCTAGAAGAGTTAGTCCCGCATCCAGCCATACCCCTTGCCAGGAATGAAGCAGTTTTAGCGGTCCTTCAAAAGGGCTCCATGGTAACTTGAGCGCCCATTCCGCAATACGAGGAAGAAAGTAACCGACGGCCAAACCGATCAATCCAAATCCGCCATACAGCATAACTTTGGTAGACGTTGAGTAGCCGACGACCGTCTTGGCATTGGAAGTATAAGCCATGTTCATGAGACTCCCTCCGTTCGTGTTGTAATCGTACGTACCATCCTTATCAGCTCTTGGCCGTAGGTTTCAAGATCCACTTGTCTCGTAATCGCGGCACTCGCCATATATTCCCCGATCGCGCCTTGGATCATCGAAGCCAGCACTTCGACGTGGAATGAACCGAATTCCCCGGTTGCTTGACCCTCCCGCAGAATCTTCTGAAGCGCAAGCTGAATGACATCTTCATCATCCTCAACACGGTAATAGGAAATGTTGTCCGGTG
Proteins encoded:
- a CDS encoding TetR/AcrR family transcriptional regulator, translated to MMSPRTKEQNEEIRKQRKQEILQAAMHVYVEKGYAASEVGAIADRAGLAHGLVFYYFKNKKTLFRELYEMLMEESRRFTQTYFEQEGPVLELFQHYARIVCEQVLDRPAVSRFFGRISLDLHHLYTPDEISPFDWVKNFMRPMTRMLVMGMEQGMVPAGDANLMAMQFWGSVSQGMNYLDQVQQELTAEDLSEEERKEQLKKVLDQIVESSVALLKG
- a CDS encoding serine hydrolase domain-containing protein; the encoded protein is MMNKEQTEAAITEHFRKKIRKDNKIYHASLLVHSDRLGIHLNLAEGRSAAFEIHADQPFYIASISKLFTSVLIGMLVEKGLLAYDEPISRYLDKDLLHQLHLVRGKDYTHEILIRHLLNHTSGLHCFFEDRPKRVKSMIDMIVDEPERTWTPLETLQWGKSHLHGHFRPGQGFHYSDTGYHLLGLIIENVMKLPFHDVIHIYIFTPLRMLHSYVAPGQPSSQNEHPIARLFIRDIDVTDYDSLSFMFAGGGIVSTTEDLLRFMRALVHHELIRSETIDTMLGDWARFFPGIDYGYGVMRFRAIPLLMPARYQAWGNAGSTGSFMFYHPATDAYFIGSLNQFRYHQKGIRLMMQTIDKLLKCDA
- a CDS encoding YqeB family protein codes for the protein MNMAYTSNAKTVVGYSTSTKVMLYGGFGLIGLAVGYFLPRIAEWALKLPWSPFEGPLKLLHSWQGVWLDAGLTLLGFIAGLVIAYLAIQESLVIACSDQEVTLRIDERECTIARGDVGRVFVDRGHLVILGSSGHELAREKSDSKEEQIGRAFTEHGYPYTPGGDPYEAEYRRWVPDTPDLDAAANAILKAREMALKEEEKIDVRDLRQELGKMGIIVRDVEKRQYWRFVK